Part of the Hevea brasiliensis isolate MT/VB/25A 57/8 chromosome 16, ASM3005281v1, whole genome shotgun sequence genome is shown below.
CCCATGCAGTTTGGAAGTCCTCATTGTCCGCAAACTATTCAAGAAAACATTAGTAGTGAATAATTAACAAAACCAACTTTATATTGAGGATGTCGCAGACACTTTACTCTGTAGATACCCACCTTTTGGAGACCTACAAGTAGGTCAAGGTTGGTAACCCACTGATCAGTTTTTAACCATTTTGTAATTATGTTACTGAGCTCAGGACTGCAAAACCGGAGCCAACGGCGAGGTGTAATTCCATTTGTTTTATTTTGGAACTTTTTTGGCCATATAGACACATAGTCTGCAAATAACTCAGACTTCAAGATATCACTGTGTAACTGAGCTACACCATTCACCTGCAAAACAATGCCAACAGCATATAGCAAATTTCACATTAAGCCCTTTTGAGCCTAGTAGATAGGACAAAAAAGTCTCTACAAACGACAAAGTATAGGCGCTGGGCTTCACATGAAGACCATTTCAGTTTAAACAACAAGCCTCGGAGCTTCAACAAATTACAGGAGAAGCTTAGGCGAAAAAGCATAATCAACAGGTTGGAGAGCAACAATTCAGTTGTAATAGCAGTCCATTGGACAAAATTTTAAGTAATCTAGACCGGcaataattttgaatttaaacCAAAATACATTTGTAATTAAGGGGCTCCTATCCACTGGAAGGAATAATAACTTCCCTGCTGGTTTAAATTTACATCCATAGTGATGAAAATCTTATCAGGTTACCATCATGATTTTGAGCCTAAGACAGTTAACTGAGACGGTGCATCTCACTGTCTTTAGATTCCAGAAAATGGGCTCTTACCGTATGTGAAGAAACCACACACAAATTCGCCATCCGAACAACTGGCTTTTGGGGATTATTATCCAAGATGCACATGCTGGGAAGCTTACTCTCAAGATCAGTCCGACTGCTACGTATCAGCGCAATGAACTGCAAAATTTCACACCTTTATTTACAGACTACAGCATCACAACTATAGATGCGTTGTTGAATAACAGAAAATGGTTAGGTCATATACCCTCTTATCTATTTCTTCTATGATTTCCATGTGGCGTGGAAGAAGCTTCCACATGACAGTTTGTGACCACTTCTCTAATGCTTCAGGAAGGACTGTGTGATTTGTATAAGCAACGGTCCTGGTTCAATTATTAAAAATTCAATATTCACTAGACCTCAATGCAAATGGACATGGCAAAACGTGGTGAAAAGCCAGAACAAGCAGGGTAGAGGAAGAAAAGCACAAGTCCTGAAAATCACAAAACAAGTCACCTTGTTGTCACATCCCAGGCTTCATCCCACCCAATTCCTTCATCATCCATTAGAATTCGCATCAGCTCGGGAATTGCAAGGGTAGGATGAGTATCATTCAGTTGTACTGCAACCTTGCTGGGAAATTCAGACCATTTCCATGAGCTTTTCCCAGTTCTCCTCTCCTTAAATCTCATAATAATATCCTGCAATTTGTCCCAACATTAGGGTGAACTGTAGTGCAAACTAGCCTGACAAGCTAACCACTCTACATGCAATATTAGAACGCGAAGAAACATGGGTTTGTAATTATTGTATCTCATATGGACTTCCAACAAACCAGACCCAGCCTGGGGTCAGCATAGAATGAAGGGCACAGCCATATCTAATCTTGTGTTGCCTTGCCAACCTTTAGGCCTGCAGGTGGAGAAAAAGCAGACATGGGGACTCAGGTCGCTGTGCAGCCAAACTATACCATTGCATTTAGGGTGAGATAAAGTGGGTGGGCAGGGCACACAAGCAGAATGGTGTCAAGCCAACTGGTCAGACGACGACTACTTCAATTATTAGATTAGTATTACTGGCCTATCCTGAAACAAAATAGCatgtaatagaaaaaaaaaaaaacaaaaaaaaagcttCTGCCAAAAATGTGGAAAATCAAGATAAGTCAACTAAAGTGCACATAAAATTTTCTTGGAACAGGGGGCAGGGTTGTTGGGGAATTAGTGGGCTTAGAAATGATGAGAGCCACTTGGCAGATGAGTTGCCCCTAGCATCGTCAACTGACAACCAGTGGGTTTTATTTAGTGAATAAAATGATTTGCTTGGCAAGGTTTTTTggtgaaaaaaataatttactcAGCAAAAATTCTTTTGTTTCCATGAAGCCAAATATAGGcccatttttataaaaaattatttattttctagTGCTTGCTTGACCACTTCGTCTTATGCGTCCTCAAATGGACCTATCTACATTTCCCAGATAAACATTCTGTGCAAgaatatcctagtaaatttaTCACAATTTTGTAAGGAATTACCCAGAGATTAGATGCTCAAACATACATGAAACTGAGAGAGCCTGAGTCAGAATAGCAATACAAAATGTATAAAGAATTTGTTAAGTTTCCCACCTGAAGCGACGCACTACATAGAAAGAATTGTTGCTTCAGCCGCAAAAGCTTTCCTTCTTCTGTTGCATCCCCAGGATAAAGAACAGCACAAATCTGCAtacacacaatttttacaagcacaCTTCAGGAATACATAAAAAAACTGTGCAGTTGTGAATACTTTATCAAATGTCAAAGATAGCATCATGGCACATATACTTTATGAGCACCTTTCCACAATGAGCAAAAATTGACACAGTTTATCCTATGTGACAAATACTGGTTAAAGGATCTTTCCTAGCATGACATTTGAAAACCAACCTGCTGAGCTCGAGAATGAAGCTGCGCAGCAGATTCATACTGTCCATCATTAAATTGAAACAGATTGAAGTCCTCAGCAGAAGCTCTTGCTTCCCAGAGGCGAAGACTAATAGTATTCTTGGTTTTATATCCTGGAATTGGAACATCATAAGCTAGAGCTTGCACAATCTCTCCACCAACCCACTTTCGGCTGCATATACAAGATGCAACCATTTTGCGTTAAATTGTCTgttgtaagaaaaataaaaaagaacataaacagaagaaaaaaaagggaaaaaagtgAGTATGATCCCTTAATACTTGAAGGATTTGAAACCAGCATATGAGTGCAGCAATATGGTCAATTTAAAAGATTTAGTATCAATACTTACGATCCATCAGGATTAACCTGAACATGACCAAAGAATCTGACAGGGAATACAACATCATGCCTGACAACTTCCCAAGGACTAAACTTCTGCATAAGTCCAGTCAAAATCAAACATCAATTTGTTTAAATGACATTACGCAATATTTTAAAGAGAGATCAGACCTCAAGCCAGTCCTCAGCAATTTCTTCTTGGCCCTCCTTGGTGATCCTCTGCTTGAACAGCCCATATCTGTACCTCAGACCATATCCCCATGCAGGCAAATTCAGTGTTGCCATAGAGTCTAGAAAACATGAAGCAAGTCTCCCTAGACCACCATTTCCAAGTGCTGCATCTTTCTCCTACAAACAATCATTTCTAATAATCATTAGTGGAATGCAAGTTGGGAATGAAATATACAGATCAATGTTGAACTAAACTTGAATAGTGATTAAGAAAAATAAACTGACGAAGCTCTTTCATAAGAAGTCACAGTTTATTAGTTTGACATTAGCTGGATTTATTTTATTAGACACCATGAAGTCAGAATGGGTCTCTATTTATCGAATGATGGCCACGTAAATGCCAAGGTGccaaaaaattaaaaacacaGCAAAAAAGAGGAACTCATTTTAAACATGTCCAACAATAAAAAATAAGTTTTCACAAGGTCAAGATTTAACAAACGAGAAATCAggtttcaacttttttttttccacTTTTTTGGACAAGTAGTTAATTAATAACTTGATGAAAACAGTTATGAAATTCATGTGATCAGAATCTACTAATAAGCAAAAGCTTAATTTAGGCAAAACATAAAGGAAAAAAAGATAAGTACAGGTAATTTAGTTCCATGAAATGGGCTACATGGCTATAGGCCCTTGAAAAAAGGCCTGCACAAAAAGAATGTGACAATTGGATTACCTGCTCAACGATTTCCTCAAGTTCATGTCCCAGCTTATTTAAAGCATCAGCATATGCGCCTTGAATGTCCAGGTTCCCAATTGCATTGGTCAAAGCTCGTCCTTGAAGATATTCCATTGATAAGTAGTATGTCTGCTTTGGATCAACTTTGTGATAATGAAGATACGTCTCATTCCATTGCTGCAGAGAATATAAACATCACCCCAAACTTTGTTCAAAAACAAAAGCTTCCTTTATTATtccttattatttttattattcacctTCTATTGCATCCTGGAAAAATAGTCCAATCAAGTTACATTCTGATAGCAAATCACATGGAAAATATCTTTTTAAAGTTAGCTAGAAACCATCTTAGTCCACATGATAGTAACAAATTCATGAGCAATTACAAACACATCTACAGAGCAAAAGAAGAATTAACTAAACAAACAATACCACatgaaaaaaataacaaaatgaataATAACCCTTCAAT
Proteins encoded:
- the LOC110666337 gene encoding alpha-glucan phosphorylase, H isozyme, translated to MATKEATNGASVTVSAVSSKIPAAANPLAEDALKIASNIIYHAQYSPHFSPSKFEPEQAFYATAESVRDRLVQQWNETYLHYHKVDPKQTYYLSMEYLQGRALTNAIGNLDIQGAYADALNKLGHELEEIVEQEKDAALGNGGLGRLASCFLDSMATLNLPAWGYGLRYRYGLFKQRITKEGQEEIAEDWLEKFSPWEVVRHDVVFPVRFFGHVQVNPDGSRKWVGGEIVQALAYDVPIPGYKTKNTISLRLWEARASAEDFNLFQFNDGQYESAAQLHSRAQQICAVLYPGDATEEGKLLRLKQQFFLCSASLQDIIMRFKERRTGKSSWKWSEFPSKVAVQLNDTHPTLAIPELMRILMDDEGIGWDEAWDVTTRTVAYTNHTVLPEALEKWSQTVMWKLLPRHMEIIEEIDKRFIALIRSSRTDLESKLPSMCILDNNPQKPVVRMANLCVVSSHTVNGVAQLHSDILKSELFADYVSIWPKKFQNKTNGITPRRWLRFCSPELSNIITKWLKTDQWVTNLDLLVGLQKFADNEDFQTAWGSAKMANKQRLAQYILRVTGVSIDPNSLFDIQVKRIHEYKRQLLNILGAVYRYKKLKEMSAEERKNTTPRTVMIGGKAFATYTNAKRIVKLVNDVGAVVNSDPEVNSYLKVVFVPNYNVSVAEMLIPGSELSQHISTAGMEASGTSNMKFALNGCLIIGTLDGANVEIREEIGEENFFLFGATADEVPRLRKERENGLFKPDHRFEEAKQFIRSGAFGSYDYNPLLDSLEGNSGYGRGDYFLVGDDFPSYLDAQKRVDEAYKDSKRWLKMSILSTAGSGKFSSDRTIAQYAKEIWNIEGCRVP